Proteins encoded within one genomic window of Rhododendron vialii isolate Sample 1 chromosome 1a, ASM3025357v1:
- the LOC131333190 gene encoding uncharacterized protein LOC131333190 — MYPKLYPFRIVMYFGKLLHLPTFWCLFGCTPLSPPSSSNPSCRSPMASSVRIAVVGDVHDDWNLQEDTKALQLLQPDLVLFTGDFGNENVELVRSIADLKLSKAAILGNHDAWRTQQFAQRRKDRVQLQLECLGEEHVGYRRVDYPSLKLSIVGGRPFSCGGEHLFRKALLDARYGIQDFDGSAKRIYEAALGAPEDHSVILLAHNGPTGLGSKINDICGRDWVFGGGDHGDPDLAHAISHLKETTQLCIPLVVFGHMHKELAYGNGLRKMIVVGDDNTIYLNGAIVPRVKRLGNDQTADTQSSMNNKTSLSSPNAEDTVRAFTLVEISGGKLQKIAETWVSVTGDETSLQEEHILYRREHGGTENPIQ, encoded by the exons ATGTACCCGAAATTGTATCCCTTTCGTATAGTAATGTATTTTGGCAAGTTATTGCACCTCCCAACCTTTTGGTGTCTGTTCGGTtgtacccctctctctcctccgtcCTCCTCAAACCCCAGTTGCCGCTCACCAATGGCTAGTTCCGTCCGAATCGCCGTTGTCGGAGACGTC CATGATGACTGGAATCTACAAGAAGATACAAAAGCTCTTCAATTATTGCAG CCGGATTTGGTACTGTTTACAG GTGATtttggaaatgagaatgttgaacTTGTTAGGAGCATTGCGGATCTAAAACTTTCTAAAGCAGCTATATTGGGAAACCATGATGCCTGGAGGACTCAACAATTTGCTCAAAG GAGGAAGGACAGAGTCCAACTTCAGCTGGAATG TCTTGGTGAAGAGCATGTGGGTTATCGACGCGTGGATTATCCTTCATTAAAGCTGAGTATTGTTGGCGGACGGCCTTTTTCTTGTGGGGGTGAGCATTTGTTCCGGAAAGCACTTCTGGATGCAAG GTATGGCATCCAAGACTTTGATGGAAGTGCAAAGAGAATCTATGAAGCTGCTTTAGGTGCCCCAGAGGATCATTCTGTTATATTGCTCGCTCACAATGGTCCCACAG GTCTAGGTTCTAAGATCAATGACATTTGTGGAAGAGATTGGGTGTTTGGAGGTGGTGACCACGGTGATCCAG ACTTAGCACATGCCATTTCCCACTTGAAGGAGACGACACAGTTATGCATCCCTTTGGTTGTGTTCGGTCACATGCATAAAGAGCTGGCTTATGGGAATGGTCTGCGAAAAATGATAGTAGTTGGGGATGACAACACAATCTACCTAAATGGTGCCATAGTTCCTAGGGTTAAAAGATTGGGTAATGATCAAACTGCCGACACCCAAAGCTCCATGAACAACAAAACCTCACTCTCCTCACCAAATGCAGAAGACACGGTTCGAGCTTTCACTTTGGTTGAGATATCGGGCGGAAAGTTGCAGAAAATTGCAGAAACTTGGGTTTCTGTCACTGGAGATGAGACCTCATTGCAAGAGGAGCACATATTGTATAGGAGAGAGCATGGAGGCACAGAGAATCCTATTCAGTGA
- the LOC131329638 gene encoding uncharacterized protein LOC131329638 codes for MGNVTSSVAARFAFFPPDPPTYEVYKDGEDDDGRLVFTGLTADKNVRVHLLETKGGNKIVATFWKHPFGRFTILYSHGNAADLGQMQELFIELRAHLRVNIMSYDYSGYGASSGKPSELNTYYDIEAVYNCLKNEHGVKEEDVILYGQSVGSGPTLHLASRLQRLRGVVLHSAILSGIRVLYNVKMTFWFDIFKNVDKIRNVDCPVLVIHGTEDDIVDWSHGKRLWELAKEKYDPLWVKGGGHCNLETYPEYIKHLRKFVNAMEKLSFTKENKSRLGPTDSMSESKHNKCLRFGRR; via the exons atggggaACGTGACGTCGAGCGTGGCGGCGAGGTTCGCGTTCTTCCCGCCGGACCCACCGACGTACGAGGTGTACAAGGACGGGGAAGACGACGACGGACGGCTGGTGTTCACGGGGCTCACGGCCGACAAGAACGTCCGCGTCCACTTGCTCGAGACAAAGGGCGGGAACAAGATTGTGGCCACTTTCTGGAAACACCCGTTTGGGAGGTTCACGATTTTGTACTCCCATGGAAACGCTGCCGATTTGGGGCAGATGCAGGAGCTTTTCATTGAGCTCAGAGCTCACCTCCGTGTCAATATCATGAG CTATGATTATTCTGGGTATGGAGCATCCTCTGGTAAG CCATCAGAGTTAAACACGTACTATGACATAGAGGCCGTCTACAATTGTTTGAAGAACGAACATGGAGTTAAGGAGGAGGATGTGATTTTGTACGGCCAATCCGTTGGAAGTGGACCCACGCTCCACTTAGCTTCTCGTTTGCAGAGGTTGAGAGGTGTTGTTCTTCATAGTGCAATCCTTTCAGGCATACGAGTATTGTATAATGTCAAAATGACATTCTGGTTTGACATCTTCAAA AATGTAGACAAAATACGGAATGTCGACTGTCCGGTTCTAGTTATACAT GGAACAGAAGACGACATTGTAGACTGGTCCCACGGAAAGCGACTGTGGGAACTAGCCAAAGAAAAGTACGATCCGTTATGGGTCAAGGGTGGCGGTCATTGCAACCTCGAAACTTATCCCGAGTACATTAAGCACTTGCGCAAGTTTGTGAACGCGATGGAGAAGCTCTCTTTCACAAAGGAAAACAAGTCTCGTCTTGGTCCTACCGATAGTATGTCagaatccaaacacaacaaatgCTTAAGATTCGGAAGAAGATAG